The proteins below come from a single Mycobacterium parmense genomic window:
- the fadA6 gene encoding steroid 3-ketoacyl-CoA thiolase FadA6, translating into MSEAYVIDAVRTAVGKRNGSLAGIHPVDLGAHGWRGLLDRVDVDPAAVDDVIAGCVDAIGGQAGNIARLSWLAAGYPEEVPGVTVDRQCGSSQQAISFGAQAIMAGTADLIVAGGVQNMSQIPISSAMNVGEQFGFTSPTNESKQWLHRYGDQEISQFRGSELIAEKWNISREEMERYALTSHERAFAAIRGGHFDNEIITVETESGPFRVDEGPRESSLEKMAGLKTLVEGGRLTAAMASQISDGASAVLLASEQAVKDHGLKPRARIHHISARAADPVFMLTGPIPATRYALDKTGLSIGDIDTVEINEAFAPVVLAWLKEVKADPEKVNPNGGAIALGHPLGATGAKLFTTMLNELERIGGRYGLQTMCEGGGTANVTIIERL; encoded by the coding sequence ATGTCCGAGGCGTACGTCATCGACGCTGTGCGTACCGCGGTTGGCAAGCGCAACGGATCGCTGGCCGGGATTCACCCAGTCGACCTGGGTGCGCACGGGTGGCGCGGCCTGCTCGACCGGGTGGACGTCGATCCCGCCGCCGTCGACGACGTGATCGCCGGATGCGTCGACGCCATCGGGGGACAGGCGGGCAACATCGCGCGACTGTCGTGGCTGGCGGCCGGTTACCCCGAGGAGGTGCCCGGTGTCACCGTGGACCGGCAGTGCGGGTCCAGCCAGCAGGCCATTTCCTTTGGCGCGCAGGCGATCATGGCCGGCACCGCCGACCTCATCGTCGCCGGCGGTGTGCAGAACATGAGTCAGATCCCGATCTCCTCGGCGATGAACGTCGGTGAGCAGTTCGGCTTCACCTCGCCGACCAACGAGTCCAAGCAGTGGCTGCACCGCTACGGCGACCAGGAGATCTCGCAGTTCCGCGGCTCGGAGCTGATCGCCGAGAAGTGGAACATCTCTCGTGAGGAGATGGAGCGGTACGCGCTGACCAGTCACGAGCGCGCGTTCGCGGCGATCCGCGGCGGCCACTTCGACAACGAAATCATCACCGTGGAAACCGAATCCGGGCCGTTCCGGGTGGACGAAGGACCGCGCGAGTCGTCGCTGGAGAAGATGGCCGGCTTGAAGACCCTGGTCGAAGGCGGGCGGTTGACCGCGGCGATGGCCAGCCAGATCTCCGACGGCGCCAGCGCCGTGCTGTTGGCTTCCGAGCAGGCGGTCAAGGACCACGGCCTCAAGCCCCGCGCCCGCATCCACCACATCAGCGCCCGTGCCGCCGACCCGGTCTTCATGCTGACCGGCCCGATCCCCGCCACCCGCTACGCGCTGGACAAGACCGGGCTCTCGATCGGCGACATCGACACCGTCGAGATCAACGAGGCGTTCGCGCCGGTGGTGCTGGCGTGGCTCAAGGAGGTCAAGGCCGATCCGGAGAAGGTCAACCCCAACGGCGGCGCGATCGCGCTCGGGCACCCGCTCGGCGCCACCGGGGCAAAGCTTTTCACCACCATGCTGAACGAGCTCGAGCGCATCGGCGGCCGCTACGGCCTGCAGACGATGTGCGAGGGCGGCGGCACGGCGAACGTCACGATCATCGAGCGGCTGTAG
- a CDS encoding SatD family protein has protein sequence MNVVKENPSPCAAVIGDVVASRRAVDRSALHRRVSTALREVAGGAIAAPAFTVGDEFQGSYPAVGAAVDAALRLRLLLAPEVDVRFGIGWGLVTVLDPDAGIQDGPTWWAAREAIQATAQMQRQPGFTLVRTTFRAAEDTRTDVAAVNAALICRDHLLGSLDERSLRIVTGLMDGRAKKELAAAEGISASAVSQRASRDGLDLIVLASQYLRSLR, from the coding sequence ATGAATGTAGTGAAGGAAAACCCTTCACCGTGCGCGGCGGTGATCGGTGACGTCGTCGCGTCGCGGCGCGCCGTCGACCGGTCCGCCCTGCATCGACGCGTGAGCACAGCCCTGCGCGAGGTCGCCGGCGGCGCGATCGCCGCCCCGGCCTTCACCGTCGGCGACGAGTTCCAGGGCAGCTACCCCGCGGTGGGTGCCGCCGTCGACGCCGCCTTGCGCCTGCGACTGCTCCTCGCCCCCGAGGTCGACGTCCGCTTCGGGATCGGCTGGGGCCTCGTCACCGTCTTGGACCCCGACGCCGGCATCCAGGACGGGCCGACGTGGTGGGCGGCGCGCGAGGCGATCCAGGCGACCGCGCAAATGCAACGACAGCCCGGCTTCACGCTGGTGCGCACCACCTTTCGGGCGGCCGAGGACACGCGCACAGACGTCGCCGCCGTCAACGCGGCGCTGATCTGTCGGGACCATCTGCTTGGATCGCTCGATGAAAGATCGCTGCGAATCGTGACGGGTTTGATGGACGGCCGCGCCAAGAAGGAACTCGCCGCCGCCGAGGGCATCAGCGCCTCGGCGGTCTCCCAGCGGGCCAGCCGCGACGGCCTGGATCTCATCGTCCTTGCGTCGCAATACCTTCGGAGTCTGCGGTGA
- a CDS encoding TetR/AcrR family transcriptional regulator, translating to MTTSKTGYHHGDLRTALIDAGLQLTRTGGPDALTIREATRRVGVSPNAAYRHFADREALLGAVATAIQHRMAARMQSRPRRRGAAPQRPDDRLRAVGLGYIEFALDEPGWFTVAFFGADLLTGETAGAPPYVALVEALDAMADARVLPPERREGAEWPCWSAVHGFAELALRGPLRHAGRREVEALAARTVDDIIAGVVGTLSR from the coding sequence GTGACCACCTCGAAGACCGGCTATCACCACGGGGATCTGCGCACCGCCCTGATCGACGCCGGCCTGCAGCTCACCCGGACCGGCGGTCCCGACGCACTCACCATTCGGGAAGCGACTCGCCGAGTGGGAGTTTCACCCAACGCCGCATATCGCCACTTCGCCGATCGCGAAGCTCTGCTCGGCGCTGTCGCGACAGCTATCCAGCACCGGATGGCGGCGCGGATGCAAAGCCGACCGCGCCGGCGCGGCGCCGCGCCGCAGCGGCCGGATGATCGGCTCCGCGCGGTCGGGCTCGGCTACATCGAATTCGCTCTCGACGAGCCGGGATGGTTCACCGTGGCTTTTTTCGGCGCTGACCTGCTGACCGGCGAGACCGCCGGCGCGCCGCCGTACGTGGCGTTGGTCGAGGCGCTCGATGCGATGGCGGACGCGCGGGTGCTGCCCCCCGAAAGGCGCGAAGGCGCCGAATGGCCCTGCTGGTCGGCGGTACACGGCTTCGCCGAGCTTGCCCTGCGCGGACCGCTGCGGCACGCCGGTCGACGCGAGGTCGAGGCGCTCGCGGCACGCACCGTCGACGACATCATCGCCGGAGTCGTCGGTACCTTAAGCAGATAG
- a CDS encoding DUF899 domain-containing protein yields MSTAALPPVVDEQVWRRELDALRAREKAATRELDAIAAQRRRLPMVAMSEYVLEGEDGPVRLADVFDGRSQLIVYHHMWSPGEKWQCPGCTGFTSQFTRLEFLDNYDARFVVVTQGPIDEALEYRRRVGNRMAWYSTADSSFGADVGAPPGGGFAVNVFLREGDRVYRTWHTDGRGTEQLSHSFALIDLLPYGRQEEWQDSPDGWPQRPTYSGWAGSQEIARAYGADADVQPEGAR; encoded by the coding sequence GTGAGCACCGCAGCATTGCCGCCGGTCGTGGACGAGCAGGTGTGGCGGCGCGAATTGGACGCGCTGCGCGCCCGGGAGAAGGCGGCCACTCGTGAGCTCGATGCGATCGCGGCGCAGCGACGCCGGCTACCCATGGTCGCGATGAGCGAGTACGTCCTGGAGGGCGAGGACGGACCGGTGCGGCTGGCCGACGTGTTCGACGGCAGGTCGCAGTTGATCGTGTACCACCACATGTGGTCTCCCGGCGAGAAGTGGCAGTGCCCGGGCTGCACCGGCTTCACGTCGCAGTTCACGCGGCTGGAGTTTCTCGACAACTACGACGCCCGCTTCGTCGTCGTCACACAGGGCCCCATTGACGAAGCGCTCGAATACAGGCGGCGGGTGGGGAACCGGATGGCCTGGTACTCCACCGCCGACAGTTCGTTCGGTGCCGACGTCGGTGCCCCACCGGGCGGCGGATTCGCGGTCAATGTGTTTCTGCGCGAGGGGGACAGGGTCTATCGAACCTGGCATACCGACGGGCGCGGCACCGAGCAACTCAGCCACTCGTTCGCGTTGATCGATCTGCTGCCGTACGGCCGCCAAGAAGAATGGCAGGACTCCCCGGACGGTTGGCCCCAGCGGCCCACGTACAGCGGATGGGCCGGCTCGCAGGAGATCGCGCGGGCCTACGGTGCTGACGCCGACGTCCAACCGGAGGGAGCGCGATGA
- a CDS encoding VOC family protein, translated as MTTTTTGLRTISLVCVPTPEQDEAVEFYESLGFEKRTDQPFGGGYRWIEVYPPEGMTGIALAPPPPDGGPVQPANTGITLSTSDIDATHAAMAELGIDVDPQVSRMGEPVPPMFWFRDPSGHTLLVVES; from the coding sequence ATGACCACCACGACGACCGGCCTGAGGACGATCAGCCTGGTGTGCGTACCGACACCCGAGCAGGACGAAGCGGTCGAGTTCTACGAGTCGCTCGGGTTCGAGAAGCGAACCGATCAGCCGTTCGGCGGCGGCTACCGGTGGATCGAGGTCTATCCGCCCGAGGGCATGACCGGCATCGCGCTCGCTCCGCCCCCGCCCGACGGCGGACCGGTGCAGCCCGCCAACACCGGTATCACGTTGTCCACCAGCGACATCGACGCCACTCACGCGGCCATGGCCGAACTCGGCATCGACGTCGACCCGCAGGTGTCGCGAATGGGCGAGCCGGTCCCGCCGATGTTCTGGTTCCGCGACCCGAGCGGACACACGCTGCTGGTCGTCGAGTCCTAG
- the ipdC gene encoding (3aS,4S,5R,7aS)-5-hydroxy-7a-methyl-1-oxo-octahydro-1H-indene-4-carboxyl-CoA dehydrogenase codes for MKLRTPLTELVGVEHPVVQTGMGWVAGARLVSATANAGGLGILASATMTLDELATAIGKVKAATDKPFGVNIRADAADAGDRVELMIREGVKVASFALAPKQELIARLKEAGSVVIPSIGAAKHARKVAGWGADAMIVQGGEGGGHTGPVATTLLLPSVLDAVQGSGIPVIAAGGFFDGRGLAAALSYGAAGVAMGTRFLLTSDSTVPDAVKRRYLEAALDGTVVTTRVDGMPHRVLRTGLVEKLESGSPARGLVAAVRNAAKFKQMSQMTWRSMITDGLAMRHGKDLTWSQVVMAANTPMLLKAGLVEGNTDAGVLASGQVAGILDDLPSCAELIEAIVRDAITHLQSAAALVQ; via the coding sequence ATGAAGCTGCGCACGCCGCTGACCGAGCTGGTCGGCGTCGAGCACCCGGTGGTGCAGACCGGGATGGGCTGGGTCGCCGGCGCGCGGCTGGTGTCCGCGACCGCGAACGCGGGCGGACTCGGAATCCTGGCCTCGGCCACCATGACGCTCGACGAGCTGGCAACGGCCATCGGCAAGGTCAAGGCCGCCACCGACAAGCCGTTCGGGGTGAACATCCGCGCCGACGCGGCCGACGCGGGGGACCGCGTCGAGTTGATGATCCGCGAGGGTGTGAAGGTGGCGTCGTTCGCGCTGGCGCCCAAGCAGGAACTGATTGCGCGACTGAAAGAGGCGGGGTCCGTGGTCATCCCGTCGATCGGCGCCGCGAAGCATGCGCGCAAGGTCGCGGGCTGGGGTGCGGACGCGATGATCGTGCAGGGCGGTGAAGGCGGCGGACACACCGGCCCCGTCGCCACCACGCTGCTGCTGCCGTCGGTGCTGGACGCCGTGCAGGGCAGCGGGATCCCGGTGATCGCGGCGGGCGGATTCTTCGACGGGCGCGGCCTCGCTGCCGCTCTGAGCTACGGCGCGGCCGGCGTGGCGATGGGCACGCGGTTCCTGCTGACCTCGGACTCGACCGTGCCCGACGCCGTGAAACGGCGCTACCTCGAGGCGGCGCTGGACGGCACGGTGGTCACCACCCGCGTCGACGGCATGCCGCACCGCGTGCTGCGCACCGGCCTGGTCGAGAAGCTGGAGAGCGGTTCACCCGCAAGGGGTTTGGTCGCTGCGGTGCGCAATGCGGCGAAGTTCAAGCAGATGTCGCAGATGACCTGGCGGTCGATGATCACCGACGGCCTGGCGATGCGGCACGGCAAAGACCTCACGTGGTCACAGGTCGTGATGGCGGCCAACACGCCGATGCTGCTGAAGGCGGGCCTGGTGGAAGGCAACACCGACGCCGGCGTGCTCGCCTCCGGTCAGGTCGCCGGGATTCTCGACGACCTGCCGTCGTGCGCGGAACTCATCGAGGCGATCGTGCGCGACGCGATCACGCACCTGCAGTCGGCGGCCGCTCTGGTGCAGTGA
- the ipdB gene encoding cholesterol ring-cleaving hydrolase subunit IpdB, with protein sequence MSSTRAEICAVACAELFADAGEIMVSPMTNMASVGARLARLTFSPDIVLTDGEAQLLADTPALGAPGAVEGWMPFGRVFETLAWGRRHVVMGANQVDRFGNQNISAFGPLQRPTRQMFGVRGAPGNAINHATSYWVGNHSKRVFCEAVDVVCGIGWDKVDADNPAFRFANTYRVVSNLGVFDFGGPDRSMRALSLHPGVAPDDVREASSFDIHGLDEAAETRLPTDDELRLIREVIDPKSLRDKEIRS encoded by the coding sequence GTGAGCAGCACCCGAGCCGAGATCTGCGCCGTCGCCTGCGCCGAACTGTTCGCCGACGCGGGCGAAATCATGGTCAGCCCGATGACCAACATGGCGTCGGTGGGCGCGCGGCTGGCCCGGCTGACCTTCTCCCCCGATATCGTGCTGACCGACGGCGAGGCCCAGCTGCTGGCCGACACGCCGGCGCTCGGCGCGCCGGGAGCGGTGGAGGGCTGGATGCCGTTCGGCCGCGTGTTCGAGACGCTGGCCTGGGGGCGGCGCCATGTGGTGATGGGCGCGAACCAGGTCGATCGCTTCGGCAATCAGAACATCTCGGCGTTCGGCCCGCTGCAACGACCGACGCGGCAGATGTTCGGGGTCCGCGGCGCGCCCGGCAACGCGATCAACCACGCGACCAGCTACTGGGTGGGCAATCACTCGAAGCGGGTCTTCTGCGAGGCGGTCGACGTGGTCTGCGGAATCGGGTGGGACAAGGTGGATGCGGACAACCCGGCATTCCGGTTCGCCAACACGTATCGGGTGGTGTCCAACCTCGGCGTGTTCGACTTCGGCGGCCCCGACCGGTCCATGCGGGCGCTTTCGCTGCACCCCGGCGTGGCGCCCGACGACGTCCGCGAAGCGAGTTCGTTCGACATCCACGGTCTCGACGAGGCAGCGGAAACCCGCCTGCCGACCGACGACGAGCTCCGCCTGATCCGCGAGGTCATAGACCCGAAGTCGCTGCGGGATAAAGAGATACGGTCATGA
- the ipdA gene encoding cholesterol ring-cleaving hydrolase subunit IpdA — protein MSDKRTTLEHAVAGLRSGMTIGIGGWGSRRKPMAFVRAMLRTDVNDLTVVTYGGPDVGLLCSAGKVKRVYYGFVSLDSPPFYDPWFAKARSAGAIEAREMDEGMLRCGLQAAAQRLPFLPIRAGLGSSVPDFWDGELQTVTSPYPAPGGGHETLIAMPALTLDAAFVHLNLGDSQGNAAYTGIDPYFDDLFLMAAQKRYLSVERVVATDELIKAVPPQALLVNRMMVDAVVEAPGGAHFTTAAPDYGRDEKFQRHYAEAAATQEGWQTFVQTYLSGSEDDYQAAVRAFAEEASK, from the coding sequence ATGTCGGACAAACGAACCACTCTCGAGCACGCCGTCGCCGGGCTGCGCAGCGGCATGACGATCGGCATCGGCGGCTGGGGGTCGCGGCGCAAGCCGATGGCCTTCGTGCGCGCCATGCTGCGCACCGACGTCAACGACCTCACCGTCGTCACCTACGGCGGCCCGGACGTCGGGCTGTTGTGTTCGGCGGGCAAGGTCAAGCGCGTCTACTACGGCTTCGTGTCGCTGGATTCGCCGCCGTTCTATGACCCGTGGTTCGCCAAGGCACGCAGCGCCGGTGCGATCGAGGCCCGGGAGATGGACGAGGGCATGCTGCGGTGCGGGCTGCAGGCCGCCGCGCAGCGGCTGCCGTTCCTGCCGATCCGCGCCGGGCTGGGTAGCTCTGTCCCGGACTTCTGGGACGGCGAGCTGCAAACGGTGACCAGCCCCTATCCCGCGCCCGGCGGCGGACACGAGACGCTGATCGCAATGCCGGCGCTGACGCTCGACGCCGCCTTCGTGCACCTCAATCTCGGTGACAGCCAAGGAAACGCCGCCTACACCGGGATCGACCCCTATTTCGACGACCTGTTCCTGATGGCCGCGCAGAAGCGCTACCTGTCGGTGGAGCGCGTCGTGGCCACCGACGAGTTGATCAAGGCGGTCCCGCCCCAGGCGTTGCTGGTGAACCGGATGATGGTCGACGCGGTGGTCGAGGCGCCCGGCGGTGCCCACTTCACCACCGCCGCACCGGATTATGGTCGCGACGAAAAGTTCCAGCGGCACTACGCCGAGGCGGCCGCCACCCAGGAGGGCTGGCAGACGTTCGTGCAGACCTACCTGTCGGGCAGCGAGGACGACTACCAGGCGGCGGTTCGCGCGTTCGCAGAGGAGGCCTCCAAGTGA
- the echA20 gene encoding (7aS)-7a-methyl-1,5-dioxo-2,3,5,6,7,7a-hexahydro-1H-indene-carboxyl-CoA hydrolase produces the protein MPITSTTTEPGIVAVTVDFPPVNAIPSRGWFELGDAITAAGRDPETHAVILRAEGRGFNAGVDIKEMQRTEGFTALIDANRGCFAAFRAVYECAVPVIAAVNGFCVGGGIGLVGNADVIVASDDATFGLPEVERGALGAATHLSRLVPQHMMRRLFFTAATVDAATLHHFGSVHEVVPRAELDEAALRVARDIAAKDTRVIRAAKEALNLIDVQQVNSSYRMEQGFTFELNLAGVSDEHRDAFAGTTKGEKA, from the coding sequence TTGCCCATCACATCCACCACCACAGAACCGGGCATCGTCGCGGTCACCGTCGACTTTCCGCCCGTCAACGCCATCCCGTCGCGCGGCTGGTTCGAACTCGGCGACGCGATCACGGCCGCCGGCCGGGACCCCGAAACCCACGCGGTCATCCTGCGGGCCGAGGGCCGCGGCTTCAACGCCGGGGTGGACATCAAGGAGATGCAGCGCACCGAAGGCTTCACCGCCCTGATCGACGCCAACCGCGGCTGCTTCGCGGCGTTCCGCGCGGTCTACGAGTGCGCGGTGCCGGTGATCGCCGCGGTCAACGGATTCTGCGTCGGAGGCGGCATCGGCCTCGTCGGCAATGCCGACGTCATCGTGGCCTCCGACGACGCGACCTTCGGCCTACCGGAGGTGGAGCGCGGCGCACTCGGGGCGGCGACGCACCTGTCGCGCCTGGTGCCGCAGCACATGATGCGGCGGCTGTTCTTCACCGCGGCGACCGTGGACGCCGCCACTTTGCACCACTTCGGCTCCGTGCACGAGGTGGTGCCCCGCGCCGAGCTCGACGAAGCCGCGCTGCGGGTGGCCCGCGACATCGCCGCCAAGGACACCCGGGTCATCCGCGCGGCAAAAGAGGCGCTCAACCTGATCGACGTGCAGCAGGTGAACTCGAGTTACCGCATGGAGCAGGGCTTCACGTTCGAGCTGAATCTCGCCGGCGTGTCCGACGAGCACCGGGACGCGTTCGCCGGCACGACGAAGGGCGAGAAGGCCTAA
- a CDS encoding SDR family oxidoreductase, whose product MVLGLAGRVVLVTGGIRGVGAGISSVFARQGATVVTCARRPVEGLPYEFHSCDVRDDDAVKALIDAIVDKHGSIDVVVNNAGGSPYVLTADSSAKFNRKIIELNLIGGLQVSQHANAKMQNQPGGGSIVNICSLSGRRPSPGTGAYGAAKAGLESLTQTLAVEWGPKVRVNACVVGMVETEQSELFYGNAESIAAISRNVPLGRLAKPEDIGWAAAFLASDAARYISGASLEVHGGGEPPHYLSTTNASAVK is encoded by the coding sequence ATCGTGTTGGGATTGGCCGGGCGGGTGGTTCTGGTCACCGGCGGCATTCGAGGGGTAGGCGCCGGAATCAGTTCGGTCTTCGCCCGGCAGGGCGCGACCGTCGTCACCTGCGCGCGCCGTCCCGTCGAGGGGCTGCCGTATGAGTTCCACTCCTGCGACGTCCGCGACGACGATGCCGTCAAGGCGCTGATCGACGCGATCGTGGACAAGCACGGCAGCATCGACGTCGTCGTCAACAACGCCGGGGGCTCGCCGTACGTGCTGACGGCGGACTCCAGCGCGAAGTTCAACCGCAAGATCATAGAACTCAATCTCATTGGCGGACTCCAAGTTTCGCAACACGCCAATGCCAAGATGCAGAACCAGCCGGGCGGCGGGTCGATCGTCAACATCTGCAGCCTCAGCGGCCGGCGTCCGTCACCAGGGACGGGTGCGTACGGCGCCGCCAAGGCCGGGCTGGAAAGCCTCACGCAGACCCTTGCGGTGGAGTGGGGACCCAAGGTGCGGGTGAACGCGTGCGTGGTCGGCATGGTGGAGACCGAACAATCCGAGCTGTTCTACGGCAACGCCGAGTCGATCGCCGCGATTTCGCGGAACGTGCCCCTTGGCCGGCTGGCCAAGCCGGAGGACATCGGCTGGGCCGCCGCGTTTTTGGCATCGGACGCGGCGCGTTACATCAGCGGCGCCTCGCTGGAGGTGCACGGTGGCGGCGAGCCGCCGCACTATCTGTCCACGACCAACGCGAGCGCGGTCAAGTAG
- a CDS encoding SDR family oxidoreductase has translation MGVVDGRVVIVTGAGGGIGREHALAFAAEGARVVVNDIGVGLDGSPAGGGSAAQGVVDEITAAGGEAIADGSNVADWDQAAALIATAVETFGGLDVLVNNAGIVRDRMMANTSEEEFDAVVAVHLKGHFATMRHAASYWRGLSKAGKGPKDIDARIVNTSSGAGLQGSVGQGNYSAAKAGIAALTLVGAAEMGRYGVTVNAIAPSARTRMTETVFAEMMATQDQDFDAMAPENVSPLVVWLGSAESRDVTGKVFEVEGGKIRVAEGWAHGPQIDKGAKWDPAELGPVVADLLAKARPPVPVYGA, from the coding sequence ATGGGAGTGGTCGACGGACGCGTCGTCATCGTCACCGGAGCGGGCGGTGGTATCGGTCGCGAACACGCGCTGGCCTTCGCGGCCGAAGGCGCGCGTGTGGTGGTCAACGACATCGGCGTGGGCCTGGACGGCTCGCCGGCGGGGGGCGGCAGCGCCGCGCAGGGCGTGGTCGACGAGATCACCGCGGCCGGCGGGGAAGCCATCGCCGACGGATCGAACGTCGCCGACTGGGACCAGGCGGCGGCCCTGATCGCGACCGCCGTCGAAACCTTCGGCGGGCTGGACGTTTTGGTCAACAACGCCGGCATCGTGCGCGACCGGATGATGGCCAACACCAGCGAAGAGGAGTTCGACGCCGTGGTCGCGGTGCACCTCAAGGGCCACTTCGCCACGATGCGCCACGCGGCGTCGTACTGGCGCGGGCTGTCCAAAGCAGGAAAAGGCCCGAAAGACATCGACGCGCGGATCGTCAACACCAGTTCGGGCGCGGGCCTGCAGGGCAGCGTCGGACAGGGCAACTACAGCGCCGCCAAGGCGGGCATCGCGGCGCTGACCCTGGTCGGCGCGGCCGAGATGGGTCGCTACGGCGTCACCGTCAACGCCATCGCGCCGTCGGCGCGCACCCGCATGACCGAAACGGTATTCGCCGAGATGATGGCAACGCAGGACCAGGATTTCGACGCGATGGCGCCGGAGAACGTCTCGCCATTGGTGGTCTGGCTGGGCAGTGCCGAATCCCGCGACGTCACCGGCAAGGTGTTCGAAGTCGAGGGCGGCAAGATCCGCGTCGCGGAGGGCTGGGCGCATGGTCCGCAGATCGACAAGGGCGCCAAGTGGGATCCGGCCGAGCTGGGTCCCGTGGTCGCCGACCTGCTGGCCAAGGCGCGCCCGCCGGTCCCGGTCTACGGCGCCTGA
- a CDS encoding nitroreductase family deazaflavin-dependent oxidoreductase, protein MPKAKPRSLNAPWVGLIIKYMAKGNAWIYRRSNGRLGGTFGKAPVALLTTTGRKTGEPRVSPLLYLREGSRVVLVASKGGSDKHPMWYLNLKADPRVSVQIKDEVLHLRARDATEAERAEYWPKLDAMYPSFDDYRSWTDRVIPVVICDPA, encoded by the coding sequence ATGCCGAAAGCGAAGCCCCGCTCACTGAACGCTCCCTGGGTCGGCCTGATCATCAAATACATGGCCAAGGGCAACGCGTGGATCTACCGGCGCAGCAACGGAAGACTCGGCGGCACCTTCGGCAAGGCTCCCGTCGCCCTGCTCACCACGACGGGACGCAAGACCGGCGAACCACGGGTGAGCCCCCTGCTGTACCTGCGGGAGGGGAGCCGGGTGGTGCTGGTCGCGTCGAAGGGCGGCAGCGACAAGCACCCGATGTGGTACCTGAATCTGAAGGCCGATCCACGGGTTTCGGTGCAGATCAAGGACGAGGTGCTGCACTTGCGGGCCCGCGACGCCACCGAGGCGGAGCGCGCAGAATACTGGCCTAAGCTGGACGCGATGTACCCGTCCTTCGACGATTACCGGTCCTGGACGGACCGGGTCATCCCGGTCGTCATCTGCGACCCCGCATAG
- a CDS encoding steroid 3-ketoacyl-CoA thiolase, which yields MGNPVIVEATRSPIGKRNGWLSGLHATELLGAVQKALVEKAGIDAGDVEQVIGGCVTQYGEQSNNISRVSWLVAGLPEHVGAMTVDCQCGSGQQANGLIAGLIAAGAIDVGIACGIEAMSRVGLGANAGPDRSILRPASWDIDLPDQFTAAERIAKRRGITRDDIDEFGLASQVKAKQAWDEGRFDREISPIEAPALDENKQPTSERVTISRDQGLRDTTLAGLSVLKPVLEGGIHTAGTSSQISDGAAAVLWMDEDKAKALGLRPRARIISQALVGAEPYYHLDGPVQSTARVLEKAGMKMGDIDITEINEAFASVVLSWARVHEPDMAKVNVNGGAIALGHPVGSTGSRLITTALHELERSDQTTALITMCAGGALSTGTIIERI from the coding sequence ATGGGTAACCCGGTAATCGTCGAAGCCACTCGCAGCCCGATCGGCAAACGCAACGGATGGCTGTCCGGACTGCATGCCACCGAGCTGTTGGGCGCGGTGCAGAAGGCCCTCGTGGAGAAAGCCGGCATCGACGCCGGCGATGTCGAGCAGGTGATCGGCGGCTGCGTCACACAGTACGGCGAGCAGTCCAACAACATCAGCAGGGTGAGCTGGCTGGTCGCCGGGCTGCCGGAGCACGTCGGCGCGATGACCGTGGACTGCCAGTGCGGCAGCGGGCAGCAGGCCAATGGCCTGATCGCCGGACTGATCGCGGCCGGAGCGATCGACGTCGGCATCGCGTGCGGGATCGAGGCCATGAGCCGTGTCGGCCTGGGCGCCAACGCCGGTCCCGACCGCAGCATCCTGCGCCCCGCGTCATGGGACATCGACCTGCCCGACCAGTTCACCGCCGCCGAGCGGATCGCCAAGCGCCGCGGCATCACCCGCGACGACATCGACGAGTTCGGGCTGGCGTCCCAGGTCAAGGCCAAGCAAGCGTGGGACGAAGGCCGTTTCGACCGCGAGATCTCCCCGATCGAGGCGCCGGCGCTCGACGAGAACAAGCAGCCGACCTCCGAGCGCGTCACGATCAGCCGCGACCAGGGCCTGCGCGACACCACGCTCGCGGGCCTGAGCGTGCTGAAACCGGTCCTCGAGGGCGGGATTCACACGGCGGGGACGTCGTCGCAGATCTCCGACGGCGCCGCGGCGGTCTTGTGGATGGACGAGGACAAGGCGAAGGCGCTCGGGCTGCGGCCGCGGGCCCGGATAATCAGCCAGGCGCTGGTCGGGGCCGAGCCCTACTACCACCTGGACGGCCCGGTGCAGTCGACCGCCCGGGTCCTCGAGAAGGCCGGGATGAAGATGGGCGACATCGACATCACCGAGATCAACGAGGCCTTCGCGTCGGTGGTGCTGTCGTGGGCGCGGGTGCACGAACCCGACATGGCCAAGGTCAACGTGAACGGCGGCGCGATCGCGCTGGGTCACCCGGTGGGCAGCACCGGCAGCCGGCTGATCACCACCGCGCTGCACGAGCTGGAGCGCTCCGACCAGACCACCGCGCTGATCACCATGTGCGCGGGCGGCGCCCTGTCGACGGGCACCATCATCGAGCGCATCTAG